CTATTTTTTGTGTGATGACCATATAAGTCTTTAATGTGCAATGCATAATGTTTGTGTTGTGATGATTTGTGAATAACTTGGCATGGTCATTGCAAGAGTAGCCCGTCAAACAAACTAGTATTAAACCGTCACATCGCGAACATACCAGCGGATGTGTACAAAAAGAAACAGAGGTATAATCATGTCAAAGGTATTAGGTATTGACCTGGGTACTACCAATTCATGTATGGCAGTGCTCGAAGGTGGCGAACCGGTTGTCATTCCCAACGCCGAAGGTGGACGTACAACGCCTTCCGTCGTCGCATTTACGAAAAGCGGCGAACGTCTGGTTGGTCAGGCGGCAAAACGTCAGGCTGTGACAAATCCGAAAAACACCGTTTTTTCTATTAAACGTTTTATTGGTCGTCAGTTTAATGAAGTGAAACATGAAACGGGATTGGTTCCTTACGAAGTGGTTTCCGGCAAGAACGGCGACGCGTATGTGAAAATCGGCGATAAAATGTATTCTCCGCCGGAAATCAGTTCCATGATTTTGGCGAAGTTGAAAGCCGACGCCGAAGCATTTCTGGGTGAAACCATCACAGAGGCGGTGATTACCGTTCCTGCTTATTTTAATGACAGTCAGCGTCAGGCAACCAAAGATGCCGGTAAAATTGCCGGACTGGATGTCAAACGTATTATCAACGAGCCAACCGCTGCCGCACTGGCTTACGGTTTGGATAAGAAGAAAGATGAAAAAATCGCAGTCTACGATTTAGGCGGCGGAACGTTCGATATCTCGATTCTTGAAATTGGCGATGGTGTCTTTGAAGTGAAAGCAACCAATGGCGATACCCATCTGGGCGGCGACGATTTTGACCAGGAGATCATCAATTGGCTCATCGAAGAATTCAAAAAAGATCAGGGAATCGATCTCGGCAAGGATGCCATGGCGTTACAGCGTTTGAAAGAAGCCGCTGAAAAAGCCAAATGTGAACTGTCCAGCTCGCAGCAGACGGATATCAACCTGCCGTTTATTACTGCTGATGCCAGCGGTCCGAAACATCTGAATGTTACACTGACCCGTGCTAAACTGACGCAGTTGGTGGATGCGCTGATTGACCGCACGGCTACACCGGTAAGCAAGTGTCTTCAGGACTGCAGCATGACTCGCAGTGATATCGATGAAGTGATTCTCGTCGGTGGTATGACCCGTATGCCTGCAGTACAGGAAAAAGTCGTACAGGTGTTTGGTAAGGAATCTCATAAAGGAGTGAATCCCGACGAAGTGGTCGCCATTGGTGCCTCCGTTCAGGGTGGCGTGCTGAAGGGTGAAGTCAAAGACGTTCTGCTGCTTGATGTGACGCCATTGTCGCTGGGTATTGAAACACTGGGTGGCGTATCTACCTCGTTGATCGAGCGTAATACCACCATTCCTACTCGTAAGAGTGAGATTTTCAGCACAGCGGCAGATAACCAGACCACTGTTGAAATTCATGTCTTGCAGGGTGAACGCAAAATGGCCGGCGATAACAAAACCATCGGTCGTTTTCATCTGGACAGCATTCCGCCGGCACCGCGCGGTGTTCCGCAGATCGAAGTTACCTTCGATATTGATGCCAACGGCATTCTGCA
The sequence above is drawn from the Spartobacteria bacterium genome and encodes:
- the dnaK gene encoding molecular chaperone DnaK, giving the protein MSKVLGIDLGTTNSCMAVLEGGEPVVIPNAEGGRTTPSVVAFTKSGERLVGQAAKRQAVTNPKNTVFSIKRFIGRQFNEVKHETGLVPYEVVSGKNGDAYVKIGDKMYSPPEISSMILAKLKADAEAFLGETITEAVITVPAYFNDSQRQATKDAGKIAGLDVKRIINEPTAAALAYGLDKKKDEKIAVYDLGGGTFDISILEIGDGVFEVKATNGDTHLGGDDFDQEIINWLIEEFKKDQGIDLGKDAMALQRLKEAAEKAKCELSSSQQTDINLPFITADASGPKHLNVTLTRAKLTQLVDALIDRTATPVSKCLQDCSMTRSDIDEVILVGGMTRMPAVQEKVVQVFGKESHKGVNPDEVVAIGASVQGGVLKGEVKDVLLLDVTPLSLGIETLGGVSTSLIERNTTIPTRKSEIFSTAADNQTTVEIHVLQGERKMAGDNKTIGRFHLDSIPPAPRGVPQIEVTFDIDANGILHVSAKDLGTGKEQKITITASSGLDDKEVDRMVREAEAHASEDSAKRESVEVHNKADSLVYQTEKFLTENADKVDAAKKAPVESAISSLKEAIKADNVEAMKTQMEAVTAAMQSISADLYSNAQGQAQQPEPEAPHADAGASDAGDKSDSAEDVIDADFEMVDEDKK